DNA from Daucus carota subsp. sativus chromosome 1, DH1 v3.0, whole genome shotgun sequence:
AATTATAATTCTAATCAAATAGTCAaaactttaatttattttctaaaaccagaattaaaaataaaaaaatcttgaaaaataatGATCAGAATAAAATCTGGGTCACCGATAAACACTGAAGCTAGGCTTTACTCTGTGACAACTTCAGATTGGGAGGAATATTGAAGAGAATAATTACCCAAGTTGGCAccttaatttttatctatagcagTGTTATACAAATTGGGTTTTCTCTATAATTGCAGTTCTTGAAATTTTTGCGAAAAAAATGGAGTATACAGAGTTCTTGAAACTCTGTATACTGATGAAGGGTGGTATAATGACTTCAAACATATGCATTATGATTCATATTCTTCTCCCAACCCACAAATTAGAGAGCACCGAACACAAAATGACATTGCTTATATTGTACTTTCTCTCGACAATCAAGCTTTGTCATTGGCAGGCCCGGCCCTGACGGAGGGCATCCAGGTCGACCGTCCCGGgcccaaaaattatataattgatcCATTTGTTACTCCCTATTTTACGACTACGTCTCTACTTAAactaatatcaaattttttggttttttacATCGAATACACATTAACTCACTACGTAGGCATAAAACACacgttaattaaatatatactcacattgtgtaatatatattctcAACATATTCCTAATTTTGGGGAAATATAGGGCCCATTTTTTTGTCTCGCCCTTGGACCCTGAAAAGGCATGGAACGGTCCTCGTCATTAGTACACCATTTTGGCAGCGAGCATGGAGCCAGTTATAAGTTTAAACAAATGCCCTAGATTACATGTCAGCCATCTTTTAGGCAAATATATTTGTGCTCTAGAAGATAGAAATTCAGTGGTAAAGAATCATAGCATTGTTAAGTTCTCTTTCTTTTTTACCTCAGGCTTGAAATGCAATAAAATAATTAGTAATGTGTGTTTAAAAGTGTATTAGTTGATTATTATCTTCGCAACTTATTGTTGGTTGCTGATACTTGATGCTATATGCTTGTTTGCACTAAACATAGTTTAAGTATCTACGTCGACCATCCTGACTATCCATCGTTGCTTGCTGTAACCAGGGGCGGATCCAGGATTTCCATTTTACCCGGGCTAAAATTTTTTTACTTCAAAatgctattatttttattcttaaaaattttacgcatatatacatttttctaGAATCATATGTTGTAATCAGATACAAACATATAGATTagaattaaaatctaatttaaaaatattcaaacttaaattatattatatttaatatctaaaaatacacaaaaagaaaatcatatTATCATGTATTGACGTGATAACTGagaagtgacaaaaaaaatatttaattaataattattttaatcctAAATTCTTAATTTATGAATACTTTATTCATGTAACTAAATTcacataataaattttaaacaagtaATGGAATTGAGAATCTAGGAATTCGTGtgttaaaatagaaataaaattgaGAATATTGATTAGAGtatataagaatataagatatttaaaaaaattgaagccCAGGCGAGTTGCCCTGTTGCTCAAATTTCCGGACTCGCCTGTAACGTGCTTTGTTTTTGTAATTAAGGAACTATGTATTTCACAAAGAATTGCACAGACTTATCTGTTTTGTACGGCCCAGCTGATGCGGCCAAACCGTTAAAGCCCAATTCCAGATATTACGGGACTTTCTCACAGTATATGGACCGGGCTAAGACACTTCTCCTCATATTACTAATAGTAAAaagttttgttttaaaattttcacccGGGCTTGAGCCCACCGCAGCCCAGCTGCAGGTCCGCCCCTGGCTGTAACATGATCTTGTATACTTGTATCCTTGCTTAGTTGCACATTGTGCCCTGGCTCTTTATTACCTTGCTTCATTAAGCAAAAATGCCTATAATCATAATGGAGATATCAAAATCAAACTATGGGTTCTCCTGCCTTGGTAATTCTAAGAGATGGGCACTTATTGCAAAAATATATCCTTAAGGAAACTTTGCGCAAAACCAAAAACATGAGCCATTGTTATAGCCTTATcctaatttcaaatattattatcgATAATTGTGAGCTTTCTTAAAATGTACTTATGTTTCAGATattattcttcatttcaaaacCTGACGTCTTCAACAGCTAAATTCTgaaacatatatcatatatttgggGAGGCAAAGATAGAGGATTTGAGCTCTTAGCTACAAACACAAGCTGCCCAACAGTTCTAGAAAGACCTGAGGTTCGCAAGTCTGCTCCTACTCCCGCGAGATTTCGTGATCAGCTTTCCATCTCAAGGGCACAATGACGAGAAGAATGGCAGGAGAACAATTGTAGAGAATGCCACAACTAAATTATTAGTCTTAcagttattatatataagaatataatatataaatagatttaatatcaaatataatttttatctgagGGTCAggttcaagagagaaccatttgagagagaaccatagaacccttaccttataaggcagggttctgcagcagaacttaagtatgggttagagttctgcagcagaacttcacatgcaaaaattgtcaatatctatgtattagattttaaaattatttttgaacacacacaacgatgaaaaaatatgaaaaaaacatgtatttagatttagatcctaaaaatctatttaaaatttagagttcCGCAGCAGAATCtcagtggttctatggttctattttaaggactggttctctcttgagcgcgaccctttTATCTGAATCTATattatacttgaaattaatcTGATGAGtaaaaaaactaatttcatTATAAATTTGGACCAACAACCAATGGGGGCAAATCCGTATGCGTCCTCGAAAACGAACAAATATTACTATCTCCGtcctttttacttgtcactttaactttttgcacataatttaagatgatttaaaaacatacttctacttactatttttaaattatttttttctgaattaaagtttatagtttagatttttattcataaaaaaaaattcaaaaataatgagcaaaattatgttttttaatcaccttaagttacgtgtaaaaaatcaaaatgataagtaaatagggacggagggagtataatttttttgaaagaacATATAACTAACAAACAATAGTGAGGACcaatcattaaaattttaaagcagGTATTAACAAGTGTCAGCCAGCGGAAAAGAAACCTCAATCACTTCTATTAAGAAACGGTGGGATTAATATTTAGGTGCGTTATTCATCTTCCTGCCTTCCCTTTCTTTTCCACATAAATTTTGCTGTATGCCTAGATAAATTATTGGAGGTCAAGGAGCTATGAGATTTAacaatgaaattatatataaaaataatttatcaatagtCCATTGTCATATTGTCATTTTAACTTCTAATAAGAAGCGGGACTAATATAgtaattttacaaattatatatcacAAACAAAACTCTAAAAATACAACACTGACTTGCAACGAGCGGAACCTATACCACCAGTATACTGCTAGCCAGCTTTAGTTGTACTCCTCCTCATACCTAGTTCTTTTCCATCCATTATCTGTTTTTCTTGTTTGCTTTCTTCTTACCTCTCTTGATCTTAACTGACAGTGCATTTGAGACGCTCTTACCTTCGAATTTCTTGGTCAGCTTTACCACACTTGACATACCTTTTCGTGCAGCTGCCCGCTGCTCAGGCCTACGACTCACCATCTTTCTATCAAGTGGCCAATAAGCATAAGGTTCAAGCTTATTCTTTCTCTTCACATCACCGGCAGCCTTTTTGCTGGCATACTCCGAACCTGTGTTGGCCCACCCAGACTCTGAGGTTTTCCTACGCTTCTGAGCTTTTTTGGAGTTCACAGACACATGGCTACCTGCTTGACTTCCTGACTCTAAGTCAGGTTCAGATGGCATCTCTCTTTTTGGTTTCTGTCCCTCCTCGTGGATTATCAGTCGACCTTCTGCATCCATCTCTAGCTCATCATCAGACTCTGCCTTCTTCTGTTCACTTGATCGAAGAGCTGACCTTGTCTTCAGCCGATCAAGCAGGTCAAGAGGCTCATCATCTATTTGATCATATGAATCTTCCGGCAAAAGTTTAGCTGCTTTCCGCTTTCTCTTGGACCTGGACAATGAAGAGTATTCAGATTTAGGTCAGCTCGGGGAAGTTAATTATATGCCCAGTATCACCATACTCACTTCCCTGTCGAAAGTTGACAAAGCACTTACTATATTGAACAGGTTAGCATTGAATTGAAAAACTGGTACACAATAATGTCGCACGTCGACAAGCATTTGGTCATCGAATTTCCTATGGTGTGCcaaagggcacacaatagtcactaactctcatgagaatactagcttttgattgatggatggataataaatgttaatggccccctgcattcacaccaattccaccaatcaaaataagcCATTTTCATAAGGGTTGGTGCTTAATGTgagcccttgggcacacattagaaagtcCGTGTGGTCATATTCATTGTGCAAGGTATATTACAATACACTGTATAAGTATCGCCGGTGTTGTGTGATGCGCAAGTTAAACTTCACACATACCTTAATGTGGATGCTTTAGAGTTTAACACTGACACATTTTTTGTCTGTCGACCAGACACTGAATCGGCACCCATGTATTCATTATCACTGTCGTCATCTTCGTCGCCAAAatcagaaaatatttttgtatgaTTCCATTTGCTTGCTCTGTAAAGTAATAAACAAAGCATTTAACTTCTGAAAATCACCTGTGTGAGTGTGCTAACAAACAAACTCCGACTTGTACACATGCGGTCATGCCCAAAGTCATTTGACTGTCACATCATACTCaatgacaaatatatataaaaaataaaactgtATTATTTAAGATTATCTATGGAACTGGTCAACTGGTCATTTACAGTTTTTATTGTTATCATGTAAAACCTTCCAGAATATCTTCATGTATGATTAGCAGAAAAGTTGTTGGTTCTTATCCAACTGTTTTTAACAATGGCAGTCTTTGCATTATCCTAGAAGCATAACTAAATAACTCTACATTTTTTACTCGAGCTTATATGAAATCCTTGAGAAGATAGTTTCTAACCATAAAGACTTCACAATGAATTAGATACATGTTGCAATACCACAGATTTATATCCCTCTATAATTGCAAATTGCAagatatttatttgaaataaattataagttcGATTGGAACCAGTTAGTTAACACACAATACTATGATTTAACAGTACAATGTGTCCAAAAACAAGtaaacatatacatacagcTAAAAGAATTAATAAAGCTCCAAAGCTCTGGCTGTTGTAAGTTAATCATGGACTGGATGCAAGAAATACATAGACGTCACATTACCGTGAAGTAGTTGCTTTTGAAAATTGAGATCTGGTCTCTTCTAGATTAGCAGCAAGTTTCCTCTCCTTCCTCTCCTTCATCTGCATTTAAGGGAATGGGTGAATTATGTATCTAACTCATTTCATTCAGACCAAGAATAGCGCACTCGAATATACCTTTCTTATATTGGTAAGAAGTTTCATGTGCTCTTCAGGCATTACTGCTCTAACGGCATCAAGACCACATTTCTTTACAAGCATCTCAAGTAGTAGTTTAACCTGCATGTGTAAATAAGATCACGACCATTATTAGCGTGTTGACAAATATTAGTGTCAAAAAGAAAGGCACAAAAGTGTGACCAATCCACAATCATAGATAACAATGATAAATAGTGGAAACAGAACGAGTATTAATCATACAAATTGAAGCATACATATAGCAACCTTAGCTTTGAAATGGTTCTTCGTACTATCTTGCCAGTTCAGTAAACCTTCAACTACAGTCTTTAGATTTGCATGCAAACCCTCAGCATGTGATTTAGCTACCAGAACTTTCAATAAACCTAGATTAGCCTGCATTGGAATTGAAAAGCAGCATGTATTTTAGTGAATCTGTTTATACTATAAATTCGACATACAAACAGACAATAGATCCGAGCTCTTGCAAACATACTTTAATTATTTCTCTATTTTTCCTCTGGAGGAGGAGCAGCGCCGACGGAAGAACATTATAAGCACTAGAAACTAAATCAGTGAACTCATAGGCCAAGCGAGCTAAGCCTTTTACTGCAGCACTGATAGAATGTGGGGTCTCACTAGCCAGTCCTCCAGCCACCTACAACACAGGTGGTAAATAAAGCACATGCACAAAGGTAAATATTTTTGCATACAGAATCAAGTAATCCGACTACCAAGTAAAAATATTGCCGCAAATTTTCCTTCTTGCCGCCCCTATTTTCATCCCCACAGGCATGCCCAATTTGCACAATAATATCATATGCCCTGTTCCTTGTTTTCTTATTAGCCTGCAAAGAGTAAAAATATCAACAGGCATACTTCATCATATATGCATACAAATGGTGATACCAACTCTAAAGTTTTTCTTAATAGagtttactttatcttttaGCAATCTTTAACAAAATATCTAAGAACATATCTAAAAGTTATGAATACACAACTAAACAAAATGTAGCaatatataaagtaatgtaatagaaaattatttgataaaacaCTTGAACAATAGAGGGATCAATATAAAGAGGACTGAGAGGAGAGAGATATTGGTAGATACTTCAGTGGTATAAATCATAATAACTACTGCAAGTACAAGGAGGCGAGCCACTATTTAGGGAACAAATGTAAAATATACTACCTACTGGTAAGACTACTgcaataatttattaaacataTTGGCTACACTTCCTGCAATATAATGTCACCATGTCAACCTCAACTGGCATATTACTAACCTGCTAATATATACGATATAGCAATATGTATCCATGATACAACTTGCATAGTTTAATACTGGAATAATACCAACAGACTATGTTGTCATGTCAACTTATAGTCTGATAAtgttaatttttagtttttactgCAAGAACCTTTTCGATCAAGAAACAGATATACAGGTTCACATAAAAGCAAGCAGATGACAAAACAAAGCAACAAAAAACATACACCAAGATTGATATACATATTGGTAGCATGGTTCATCACAAATAGATAAAAAAGGATAGCTTCATGCAGGAGTTCCAGTAACTAACGCAAAATACCTCTTTCAAAGCAAGCATGATTTCCGTCAAAAAGGAAGCAATTACAGCATGCCTTCTATCTTCCAAATTATCCTGCAGGTAATTCCATATAATACACCAAATGATATATTATTTGCACACACATTAGTGGAAGTATGGAACCATATTGATTTGTATAAAAAAGATTTTGGATGAGTAGATATCTCTCGTTACCTTGGACACATGCTCAATTAAGTAGTACAAACAGTCAAGTCTATGACGTTTTGCTGCAAAATGGCAAGGCAGCACTTCTATCATCATATTAAGCAACTCCTCAAGCTTTCTTGAAATAAATCCATCAGAAGACTACCATAACAAATCATAAAACTATCAGTTTCAGAAAATCAGCTAGAACATATAGGACAGAAAAGTTAGGGTGAACATAAAATTAAGATGCAAAATATTATTCACCTTTTACTGCATTTTCCTAGTTACTTTGTTGTagtcaaatattaaattattgtaCAGCTAATGTGATTTTAAGCATATTCTTGTCTACTAAAAGGCTTATTCAGATATCTTTTTAATAGCTGACTATTAAAGGATTCTGCTTATCAACTTCATTTTCAACATGACCTATTGTCAGATATTGATACAATTCAAAACTTAAGCAATTCATTGGTTTAAAACATGGTTGTCATGACGGCAAGTCAAATTGATGGACATCCGGTTAGTCGACTAGTCCATGACTGGccgacaaaaaaatatattatttaattaaatattataatataaaagttgataaaactatatcatattatagatACTCTTATACACATGtgcatatatacacacagacacacacatgaTTTAAATGCAtttagaagaagaagaagaaatataGGCtaaagatataatataaaatttcacccATTGGTTTAGGAATTAGGGCTCAATTActtgtttttatttgttaaaatagtTTTGAAACAGGTTTCGACCAGTCTTGGTCTTTGAAATCACCAGTCAACAACCCGAAGCGACTAGTCAATCCGACTAGTTGCCCAGTCGAACAATTGGTCAACTAGTCACCCGATATATGCTTTCTTCTCCAGTCTACAAGTTCAGTCGACTACTTATCCTCGAATGCTCGACCATGGTTAATGACAACAAATCAATTAGATATTGAGAACGAATACATAAACTTAAGAGGCACTTGTTAAATTCAAACATTGAACAAGATATTATAATCAGAGAAGGCAGCATATTAAAAAGTGCAGCTTGTTGACAAGGAATGAAAATCTACCTTGAGAATAACAGAAAGAACTTTGTATGCTTTCTTCTGAATCATCCCATCACTATCCTACAATCCATAAGTACCATCCTCTAGTTAATTAAACATATCAATcagatatacacatatatatatatatatatatatatatatatatatataacaaagtatattaaaaaaaatagaaacaacTTATGAACCTTCAACGCAGGCTCTAATGCAACAAACAGAAGATCTGTCTCTTTGGGGTCCAAGCCAGGCAAAAGGGAAACTGCCAAGTCAAATAATTGTGCCCTGTACAGGAAATGCAAAGTAGGATCAGATGCTCTCAAACCCATCCCCACCCTTTCCCTAAAGATTACCGCCCTACATATATGTAGTGTATAACACAAACGCAGGAcagaaaataaatgtaaaaaaaagtTACAAGCACCTTGCCACTGACAGAGAAACTTCGGACGATGAGCTATCAACCTCCATAGAGTTCGAACTTTTAGAATTTTGTGCTTTGCCAGCCTCTTCAGTCACCTTCAATAGCTTCCTCATTGTAGCCGTATAAAATCTAGAGACCACGACTTTATCTGATATTGAAGCGAATTCACCAATGGTAGCCTACAAGAAGTGTAGATGTCGTAATACAAAAACATTTATTAAGCATTTTGATAGACAATATAAAACAGAATATAAACACATTAGTACTGAGGTAATTCAGAGGACACAGAAAGAGAAAACTAGAACGAGTCATGTAGAATTATCCATACAtatactcttataaaatgttAAAGTAACACAGTACAGACTTGTACCAGAGAGAATATGATTCCTCTCAATGTATAAATTCAATGGGAAAATGTCTCATAACTTTTACTCGAGACCTATACTAGGCaagcatataaaaatttactctCCAAGGTATCCATGAACAAAAATACAGAGCTTAAATGCTTTAGCAGCACTGAAGGAAAACAAGACCAAGTTTTGAAGGATTTGATACTATAattccaaataaaaataatatatcaggCTGATGCAGGACAAGAACCATGAAGAAGGATTATCAAACAGTAAAAAAAGCCTTAGTGTTTAACAACAAATTCTGGTCATCCACTACCCCAAGGGTTTCCCAAGTCCCTACGGACCCTACCAATCACAGAAGACAGAAAGTGAAAATGGATCTCAACCCAAAAACAAAAACTCTCAATTTTTAATCATCATAGTGTAAGCTAATCAGCATGAAAAGAATTACATCAATTATGAGGGTCGCCCCAATAAATATAGATAGACAAGAACGTGTAAGCTAATCAGCATCTAAGTAACAATTGGGCATATTATAAAGTACCTAAAATTGTATTTAATAACAACCATATAGCTACAACCCGCATAACCTAGTAGATAAACACATAATTCTCTGTAAgagataaaataaaacaattaaatgatatatatatatacatacatacatacatacatacatacatatatatatatatgtatatatatatatataaattacagtTATTTTAACTTGTCCCTGCCATAGACAGTTGTGGGTGAAGAAATGAATCCAGGAACAACTTCTacataaaattaagaaaatttattagTTCTGCCGTATTATAAGTGTTAATTTCTTTCTAAGATTCACTTTCAACCATAATTCAATATAAATTCTATATCTTagatattttaaatcatattcaatatcaaatttcaataatataaaatttataattcttaaACAGAACtttacataatttaaatcctATTTAAATTCCTGATTCAATAAAACttcttacatatataatatttaagtaTTGTACTACCTAGGTGTATTAATATCCAAGAACGTGTTTCACATGAGCTTAAGTAATGCTTGTCTAATTATCTTACAGTATCAGCCCATCTAGAAGGCCTCTCGTTTTGGATCTAAACCTGAAGTTGGCTTCAGGCATCATCATAACACCAAATTGAAATTCCAAAGTCTACCCAGTGCTACTGAACTTGTCTGAATCCCATAATGTTGACCAGACACCAGAATTTTATGAACCTAGCATCCGCTAAGAAAAATCTTTTACTTTACTGTCATACTAAACTCTCCGACTATATTTGGGCATAAAACTTATTCTCTGTTTATATACATGTGTAAAACAATATCAACTTCATGCACAAACTAGATCAAGCTTAGGCCCCTCAATCTTCAACTGTTAGGACTTAAAATTCCCTGAACCTCAAAAACCTGTGCAATGATGCATAAACCTCTCAGAGTCAGGAAaccttaaaaagttaaaaaaaattggcaGGCTTGCAGCACACCAATGTTTTTGAAAGTAAAGCAGTAACATGTGCTCAAAATACTAGAAACTATACACATGTAATTAAGTACAGCACATTTAGAATTTGCAAGTAATTGATAACTATAGATAAAGAGTGCATGATAGCTTTTATGCGCATTTGCTGCCTTGTATGGACGAGAAAACACTTTTTGGGAATGATATGTACCTGAAGAAGTCCACCATCATCTTTGGAAGTCTTTAAAAAGATCCCTGACAAGACGGACAAAATCTCACGAGCAGATAATCGCAATGCATTTAAATTCTTAGCTGCAACCTCTGGAGTATAGCTGGCAAGTGCTCGCTCCCTTGGATTGTTCGTTTCAGTACCAGATATATCGTCATTCCCTTCCAGTATCTTCTTATTTTGCTGAATAAGAATCAGCAAACTAGAACATATTACACCACGAATATCCGGTTCATCACGTAGGGAGCCGCATAATGCTTTCTCTAAATCCTTGAAACTTTCAGCAGTATCCAGAGGATAGTTGCAGAATGATGGCAGCAGTGACCACAAAGAGTAAGTCAGTCCATCAACAGTCCTAGCTTCACGAATCTTTCCTTCTTGTTCAAGCTATAGAAAATAGCATGAAAAGGCTGAcgattttaatcaaaaataataattaaaacaaagacaAACAGGTTCATACCACAGCAGACTTCTTCTTCATCAGGCTAATCATATCGAAGATCGACTCCGTAAAGAAGTTTAAACTTGAACCAACAGTATATTGCTTCAAAATTGGAAAAAGCCAGGCATTGACCTGAGACACGTCCTGGGCCTCCAACTTAAGAGGCAGAAGGCTTAAAAATGTTTCAGGACCCATTGCAACCAGAGCAGATCCTACACATTCATGCAACTGCAAGAGACTTGgttttatatacaaaaattgCAGAGAAAGCTCCTGGACTATTGTTCATATTGAGAATTACAAGCAGTTTATGACAACCTACCCACAACAtggtaacatttaaatttgaggaataaaCACACAggttgcaccaaacacatgtgGCTAACAAAAATCGGTAGGCCTTATAAACTACTTAACCTGATATCAAAAACTAGTGTCAATGAAGGGATCAAGTCCCCAAATAAGATCATATTCAGGATATTAACCAAAGTTATCCACATCATTGCAGATTAAAGTTTAGTTTTCACATCCAGGAGTTGGCACAATTTTAACAAAGTAAGTGTTACGGTATCATGAAAAACCATAAGGTACGATAAGAAAGCAGCAGTACATTTCAAATTGAGTACCGGCCTGAACTTCTAATATATCAACAACTTAAGAGCCAATTT
Protein-coding regions in this window:
- the LOC108204177 gene encoding uncharacterized protein LOC108204177 isoform X1 — protein: MESPPLIADTDNFCSQIFSKYGSSTAEHHQHLIAVTGAMSQTLKDNNQPLSLIAYFGAACSSLDSISSESEPSGHALDSLLTILSLILPGLSGAVVKKKFELVAELVVRVLRGKEVSEAGVAAGLKCVACLVMVRGSVSWNDVSQLYGILLSYATDSRSKVRRQSHVCLRDVLQSFQGTAILAPASEAIANIFERFLLLAGGSNASSSEGPTGAQEVLYILEALKDCLPLLSLKSSTNILKYYKSLLELHQPLVTRRITDSLNVLCRHQKGEVSAEVLLDLLVSLAVLISTNETSADSMTVTARLLDAGMKKVFLINRQICVVKLPVVFSALADVMASEHEEPLYVAIEAFKSLICSCIDDTLIKQGVNQINESAKIGSRKSAPTIIEKVCATIESLLDYRYAAVWDTSLQVVSAMFDKLGDSSSYLLRRTLTNLADMQKLPDEDFPFRKQLHECVGSALVAMGPETFLSLLPLKLEAQDVSQVNAWLFPILKQYTVGSSLNFFTESIFDMISLMKKKSAVLEQEGKIREARTVDGLTYSLWSLLPSFCNYPLDTAESFKDLEKALCGSLRDEPDIRGVICSSLLILIQQNKKILEGNDDISGTETNNPRERALASYTPEVAAKNLNALRLSAREILSVLSGIFLKTSKDDGGLLQATIGEFASISDKVVVSRFYTATMRKLLKVTEEAGKAQNSKSSNSMEVDSSSSEVSLSVARAQLFDLAVSLLPGLDPKETDLLFVALEPALKDSDGMIQKKAYKVLSVILKSSDGFISRKLEELLNMMIEVLPCHFAAKRHRLDCLYYLIEHVSKDNLEDRRHAVIASFLTEIMLALKEANKKTRNRAYDIIVQIGHACGDENRGGKKENLRQYFYLVAGGLASETPHSISAAVKGLARLAYEFTDLVSSAYNVLPSALLLLQRKNREIIKANLGLLKVLVAKSHAEGLHANLKTVVEGLLNWQDSTKNHFKAKVKLLLEMLVKKCGLDAVRAVMPEEHMKLLTNIRKMKERKERKLAANLEETRSQFSKATTSRASKWNHTKIFSDFGDEDDDSDNEYMGADSVSGRQTKNVSVLNSKASTLRSKRKRKAAKLLPEDSYDQIDDEPLDLLDRLKTRSALRSSEQKKAESDDELEMDAEGRLIIHEEGQKPKREMPSEPDLESGSQAGSHVSVNSKKAQKRRKTSESGWANTGSEYASKKAAGDVKRKNKLEPYAYWPLDRKMVSRRPEQRAAARKGMSSVVKLTKKFEGKSVSNALSVKIKRGKKKANKKNR
- the LOC108204177 gene encoding uncharacterized protein LOC108204177 isoform X2, which gives rise to MESPPLIADTDNFCSQIFSKYGSSTAEHHQHLIAVTGAMSQTLKDNNQPLSLIAYFGAACSSLDSISSESEPSGHALDSLLTILSLILPGLSGAVVKKKFELVAELVVRVLRGKEVSEAGVAAGLKCVACLVMVRGSVSWNDVSQLYGILLSYATDSRSKVRRQSHVCLRDVLQSFQGTAILAPASEAIANIFERFLLLAGGSNASSSEGPTGAQEVLYILEALKDCLPLLSLKSSTNILKYYKSLLELHQPLVTRRITDSLNVLCRHQKGEVSAEVLLDLLVSLAVLISTNETSADSMTVTARLLDAGMKKVFLINRQICVVKLPVVFSALADVMASEHEEPLYVAIEAFKSLICSCIDDTLIKQGVNQINESAKIGSRKSAPTIIEKVCATIESLLDYRYAAVWDTSLQVVSAMFDKLGDSSSYLLRRTLTNLADMQKLPDEDFPFRKQLHECVGSALVAMGPETFLSLLPLKLEAQDVSQVNAWLFPILKQYTVGSSLNFFTESIFDMISLMKKKSAVLEQEGKIREARTVDGLTYSLWSLLPSFCNYPLDTAESFKDLEKALCGSLRDEPDIRGVICSSLLILIQQNKKILEGNDDISGTETNNPRERALASYTPEVAAKNLNALRLSAREILSVLSGIFLKTSKDDGGLLQATIGEFASISDKVVVSRFYTATMRKLLKVTEEAGKAQNSKSSNSMEVDSSSSEVSLSVARAQLFDLAVSLLPGLDPKETDLLFVALEPALKDSDGMIQKKAYKVLSVILKSSDGFISRKLEELLNMMIEVLPCHFAAKRHRLDCLYYLIEHVSKDNLEDRRHAVIASFLTEIMLALKEANKKTRNRAYDIIVQIGHACGDENRGGKKENLRQYFYLVAGGLASETPHSISAAVKGLARLAYEFTDLVSSAYNVLPSALLLLQRKNREIIKANLGLLKVLVAKSHAEGLHANLKTVVEGLLNWQDSTKNHFKAKVKLLLEMLVKKCGLDAVRAVMPEEHMKLLTNIRKMKERKERKLAANLEETRSQFSKATTSRASKWNHTKIFSDFGDEDDDSDNEYMGADSVSGRQTKNVSVLNSKASTLRGPLTFIIHPSIKS